The following proteins come from a genomic window of Brachionichthys hirsutus isolate HB-005 chromosome 20, CSIRO-AGI_Bhir_v1, whole genome shotgun sequence:
- the knl1 gene encoding uncharacterized protein knl1, producing MEPLDPAKPAVQEGFAEDGIQQMTGMETLFSAPLHASQQREKVNFDIGGDFVEKTVMFSTDDGFMDMTHIANDKEIRSLQNYDTLPNRGAKSMMFTASNTSPSRTANIGRSVSLPRSKDLKVEKSNTNSLVPPVLPDFENFLARLFKPGGPSVNPTTLPAGASAEGSNGSSARINTHEADVDKENQPLTFLSARTERSINPSGKVGGPSSGSAFCPKEDTVMDMTESQTGLIQGFTNDGAPLHSLYPTLDASYRPGNRLSQPAVKATQQRQSHTVSFMYFFLFCSHVYDICVIYRRGSFFQVNFDAKDERREKTILFTAGGEFMDMTLSHTANISSVSGASGTSVKMSSAPSPDGRRRETCGPPVSSGKDLDPTCINVLSGRFRTSGNPERVRGAPPPPAASSQEAVDGSRRGSQRETDLGNEHRSQNAAEAFGELFHGDAICPESDVIMDMTECQTGRIVGLGGSGDPFQLIQDTKRHPEKLERAEAASGEKTRPRPSLGVEPASLKTKLQRKVTAVAGDDCRDKTVTFTAAAACMDMTRTHTVNIIRHDAATDEDTVMDMTESQTGLIQGFTNDGAPLHSLYPTLDASYRPGNRLSQPAVKATQQRQSHTVNLDAKDERREKTILFTAGDEFMDMTECQTGRIVGLGGSDDPFQLIQDTKRLPEKLERAEAASGEKLQRKVTAVAGDDCRDKTVTFTADAACMDITRTHTVNIIRHDAATDEDTVMDMTESQTGLIQGFTNDGAPLHSLYPTLDASYRPGNRLFQPAVKATQQRQSHTVNLDAKDERREKTILFTAGDEFMDMTECQTGRIVGLGGSDDPFQLIQDTKRLPEKLGRAEAASGEKLQRKVTAVAGDDCRDKTVTFTADAACMDMTRTHTVNIIRHDAATDASQRLPNAAPALGPQSLHNVDCLPVCGEKTASEACMDVTQSHAAHRSEALHLQGKRSSSANPGLGISLSGVTELRTDPVFTKATRERDVDAREEAPGSVSAVPEDPDNATTVGLLEDERNASAEAQTGQPLDEPQQSGVALETSVLAGVEIPNHADELDSAEAGKKEAVDVEAAPSPSRKSRRASLAVLHSKIRRLSHMITAAPDPVVAESCTAPLPGPEHAVDRDTDDKSASPPVPEPEPETACGNVEINPEREQPSADDTHAQSLAGGQPAFSSKTVQLMSRLSVGGFKPKLPGRGKADSRKTANSGGESSRAIIGGATKELGDFDTDVSDIFDEELGSCEDISEMLDASPQSPAEKRTPPPECCTDGSSGGNVSDEEPGRKRRRPEDEIHTENEKRSRPSTETTDFEMGSPPRLLQRDQDIPCTASRGTDDSSGGQAASVRCAAAFESTCKQSLFESQLESMLEDYASDVRRKFNDGTVTVSEFFKLFNIDFVILNPRQSVRPNQLLSDTDLTPMDLLRDRHIDRPKRMVYETDVQALAERVEELKLRMRDLNKPLKTVNKALWEDMRNSSETELKSFGAKLKERNNLFRKSSKVQSHELKEALYSKLAQANLDEQKRLRGTVEKADEMLRSLDDCIQGLEAELAAVEEEGSEDAPSLKSLQEEMKTVSETLAEQERQTSELEVQNERNSQRLKQLKAETRNLENHVDALNLVNEWKFGGKVNNCVVYTFLYDTFHLQLLYQESEGKDADGQSERKISQITFKHQLDAETSQDQARLVHKLIARYVEGEAAWVEKYPTSRYAPKLLHDVGLVVGRCRLLGEELRLLKMWGCMKLDILSVSCTDTRVHIVFSSLEKFSKFEVTLSVSLTNLLCVLQLEDFKNIIGNATSQQVEEIVASFSPGRNVLTKMIKKIHEKLLC from the exons ATGGAGCCTCTGGATCCAGCCAAACCTGC GGTCCAGGAGGGGTTCGCTGAAGATGGAATTCAACAAATGACAG GAATGGAAACCCTGTTCAGTGCTCCTCTTCACGCCTCTCAACAAAGGGAAAAG GTCAACTTTGATATTGGCGGTGACTTTGTGGAGAAAACGGTGATGTTTTCTACAGACGATGGCTTCATGGACATGACGCACATCGCCAACGATAAAGAAATACGTTCCCTTCAAAACTACGACACTTTACCCAACAGAGGAGCGAAATCTATGATGTTTACTGCAAGTAATACAAGTCCAAGTCGTACTGCCAACATCGGTAGATCTGTATCATTACCCAGGAGCAAGGATTTAAAGGTGGAGAAGAGTAACACAAACTCTTTGGTGCCCCCCGTGCTTCCCGATTTTGAAAACTTCCTTGCAAGGCTCTTTAAGCCAGGCGGTCCGAGCGTGAATCCCACGACGCTTCCTGCTGGAGCTTCCGCTGAAGGATCAAACGGCTCCTCGGCCCGCATTAACACACACGAGGCTGACGTGGATAAAGAAAACCAGCCTCTGACTTTTCTGTCGGCTCGGACGGAGAGGTCAATAAATCCATCCGGAAAGGTTGGAGGACCGTCTTCTGGAAGTGCGTTCTGTCCAAAGGAAGACACGGTCATGGATATGACTGAAAGTCAGACAGGCCTCATTCAGGGATTCACCAATGACGGCGCTCCCTTGCACAGCCTGTATCCCACACTAGACGCCTCCTATCGCCCCGGTAACAGGCTGTCCCAGCCGGCAGTGAAGGCCACGCAACAGCGTCAAAGTCACACGGTGAGCtttatgtatttctttcttttttgtt CTCATGTTTATGACATCTGTGTAATATATAGGCGTGGCTCTTTTTTTCAGGTCAACTTTGATGCAAAAGACGAGCGCAGAGAGAAAACTATACTGTTCACAGCAGGCGGCGAGTTCATGGACATGACTCTGAGTCACACGGCAAACATTTCCAGTGTCTCCGGAGCGTCGGGCACGTCTGTGAAGATGAGCAGCGCTCCATCGCCGGACGGGAGACGACGTGAAACTTGCGGTCCTCCCGTCTCGTCAGGAAAGGATCTGGATCCAACATGTATAAACGTCCTTTCGGGTCGTTTCAGAACAAGTGGTAATCCTGAGCGTGTCAGAGGGgcaccgcctcctcctgcagcctcttCACAGGAAGCTGTCGACGGAAGCCGCCGTGGATCCCAGCGCGAAACGGATTTGGGAAACGAACATCGTTCGCAAAATGCAGCCGAGGCGTTTGGGGAATTATTTCACGGAGACGCAATTTGTCCAGAAAGTGACGTGATCATGGACATGACGGAATGTCAAACAGGCCGCATCGTTGGACTCGGCGGCTCTGGTGACCCCTTTCAGTTAATTCAGGACACAAAGCGCCACCCTGAGAAGCTCGAGAGAGCAGAGGCGGCGTCTGGAGAGAAAACGCGTCCGCGTCCATCTTTAGGTGTGGAACCTGCGTCCTTAAAGACGAAGCTGCAAAGAAAG gTCACGGCCGTCGCTGGAGACGACTGCAGGGATAAAACGGTGACTTTCACCGCTGCCGCGGCGTGCATGGACATGACACGGACGCACACCGTAAACATCATCCGTCACGATGCGGCCACGGAC GAAGACACGGTCATGGATATGACTGAAAGTCAGACAGGCCTCATTCAGGGATTCACCAATGACGGCGCTCCCTTGCACAGCCTGTATCCCACACTAGATGCCTCCTATCGCCCCGGTAACAGGCTGTCCCAGCCGGCAGTGAAGGCCACGCAACAGCGTCAAAGTCACACG GTCAACCTTGATGCAAAAGACGAGCGCAGGGAGAAAACTATACTGTTCACAGCAGGCGACGAGTTCATGGACATGACGGAATGTCAAACAGGCCGCATCGTTGGACTCGGCGGCTCTGATGACCCCTTTCAGTTAATTCAGGACACAAAGCGCCTCCCTGAGAAGCTCGAGAGAGCAGAGGCGGCATCTGGAGAGAAGCTGCAAAGAAAG gTCACGGCCGTCGCTGGAGACGACTGCAGGGATAAAACGGTGACTTTCACCGCTGACGCGGCGTGCATGGACATTACACGGACGCACACCGTAAACATCATCCGTCACGATGCGGCCACGGAC GAAGACACGGTCATGGATATGACTGAAAGTCAGACAGGCCTCATTCAGGGATTCACCAATGACGGCGCTCCCTTGCACAGCCTGTATCCCACACTAGATGCCTCCTATCGCCCCGGTAACAGGCTGTTCCAGCCGGCAGTGAAGGCCACGCAACAGCGTCAAAGTCACACG GTCAACCTTGATGCAAAAGACGAGCGCAGGGAGAAAACTATACTGTTCACAGCAGGCGACGAGTTCATGGACATGACGGAATGTCAAACAGGCCGCATCGTTGGACTCGGCGGCTCTGATGACCCCTTTCAGTTAATTCAGGACACAAAGCGCCTCCCTGAGAAGCTCGGGAGAGCAGAGGCGGCATCTGGAGAGAAGCTGCAAAGAAAG gTCACGGCTGTCGCTGGAGACGACTGCAGGGATAAAACGGTGACTTTCACCGCTGACGCGGCGTGCATGGACATGACACGGACGCACACCGTAAACATCATCCGTCACGATGCGGCCACGGACGCGAGTCAGCGTCTCCCTAACGCTGCCCCTGCGTTGGGACCGCAGTCGCTCCATAATGTGGACTGTTTACCAGTTTGTGGAGAGAAGACGGCGAGCGAGGCCTGCATGGACGTGACCCAAAGTCACGCCGCGCACCGAAGTGAGGCTCTTCATCTACAAGGGAAGCGATCTTCATCTGCAAATCCAGGTTTGGGAATCTCTCTCTCCGGGGTGACCGAGCTCCGGACAGATCCCGTCTTTACCAAAGCAACACGGGAGCGTGATGTCGATGCGAGAGAGGAAGCTCCAGGCTCGGTTTCGGCTGTCCCGGAGGATCCAGATAATGCCACGACGGTCGGCCTCCTGGAGGATGAAAGAAACGCTTCGGCTGAAGCACAAACAGGCCAACCTCTGGACGAGCCGCAACAGAGCGGCGTCGCTTTGGAAACATCCGTCCTTGCGGGTGTAGAAATCCCAAACCACGCCGATGAGCTTGACTCGGCTGAAGCCGGCAAAAAGGAGGCTGTCGACGTGGaagcggcgccttcaccctcaAGGAAATCCAGACGAGCTAGTTTAGCCGTTCTGCATTCAAAAATACGCCGTTTGAGCCACATGATAACTGCAGCTCCCGATCCGGTTGTTGCAGAAAGCTGCACGGCACCGTTACCGGGTCCAGAACACGCCGTAGACAGAGACACGGATGACAAAAGCGCTTCTCCTCCTGTGCCGGAGCCTGAACCTGAAACGGCTTGCGGTAACgttgaaataaatccagaaaGAGAACAACCATCTGCTGATGACACGCACGCCCAGTCGCTCGCGGGGGGGCAGCCGGCCTTCAGCTCCAAAACTGTTCAACTCATGTCTAGACTCTCGGTCGGAGGGTTTAAGCCGAAGCTCCCCGGAAGAGGCAAAGCCGACTCTCGCAAGACGGCGAATTCAGGAGGAGAAAGTTCGAGGGCGATAATCGGCGGCGCCACGAAGGAACTGGGCGACTTCGACACCGACGTGAGCGACATCTTTGACGAGGAGCTCGGCAGCTGCGAGGATATTTCAGAAATGCTGGATGCGAGTCCTCAGAGCCCCGCTGAGAAGCGGACCCCCCCGCCTGAGTGCTGCACGGACGGGTCTTCGGGGGGCAATGTGTCTGACGAGGAGCCTGGAAGAAAGAGACGGCGGCCAGAAGATGAAATCCACACGGAGAACGAGAAGAGGAGTCGACCGTCCACTGAGACGACCGACTTCGAAATG GGATCCCcgcctcgtctcctgcagcgtGACCAGGACATTCCGTGCACGGCGAGTCGGGGAACAGACGACTCCAGCGGCGGCCAGGCCGCCAGCGTCCGATGCGCCGCCGCGTTCGAGTCCA CTTGCAAACAGAGCCTGTTCGAGTCCCAGCTGGAATCCATGCTCGAAGATTACGCCAGCGATGTGCGGAGG AAGTTTAACGACGGCACCGTCACGGTGTCGGAGTTCTTCAAGCTCTTCAACATAGACTTCGTCATCCTCAATCCTCGGCAAAGCGTCCGTCCCAATCAA CTTCTGTCGGACACGGATCTCACACCGATGGATTTATTGAGAGACCGACACATCGACCGTCCCAAACGGATGGTGTACGAGACGGACGTCCAGGCCCTGGCAGAAAGAGTGGAGGA GTTGAAGCTCCGAATGAGGGATTTGAACAAACCGCTGAAGACGGTCAACAAAGCTTTGTGGGAGGACATGAGGAATTCATCGGAGACGGAG CTCAAGTCTTTCGGTGCGAAACTGAAAGAGCGAAACAACCTGTTCAGAAAGAGCAGCAAAGTTCAGTCGCATGAACTGAAGGAGGCGTTGTACTCCAAACTTGCGCAGGCTAATCTG gACGAGCAGAAAAGGTTGAGAGGAACCGTTGAAAAAGCCGACGAGATGCTTCGGAGTTTGGACGACTGCATTCAGGGATTAGAAGCAG AACTTGCTGCAGTCGAAGAAGAAGGTTCCGAAGATGCACCAAGCCTGAAATCCCTCCAGGAAG AAATGAAGACGGTCTCTGAGACGTTAGCAGAGCAAGAGCG ACAAACATCCGAGCTGGAAGTGCAGAATGAGCGGAATTCCCAAAGACTGAAGCAACTGAAAGCCGAGAcgaggaacctggagaaccaCGTCGACGCGCTGAATTT AGTGAATGAATGGAAGTTTGGAGGGAAGGTCAACAACTGCGTGGTCTACACCTTCCTCTATGATACCTTCCATCTGCAGTTGCTTTACCAAGAATCGGAAG GAAAAGATGCCGACGGTCAGTCTGAGAGGAAAATATCGCAGATCACGTTCAAGCATCAACTGGATG CAGAGACGTCTCAGGATCAGGCCCGCCTTGTTCACAAACTGATCGCCCGGTACGTAGAGGGGGAAGCCGCCTGGGTGGAGAAGTATCCGACCAGCAGATACGCTCCAAAG CTGCTTCATGACGTGGGTCTGGTGGTCGGTCGCTGTCGTCTGCTGGGGGAGGAGTTGCGTCTGCTGAAAATGTGGGGATGCATGAAGTTGGACATTCTCAGCGTGAGCTGCACGGACACCCG agtgcACATCGTCTTCAGCAGCCTGGAGAAATTCTCCAAGTTTGAAGTGACCCTCTCGGTTAGTTTGACCAAcctcctctgtgtccttcaGCTGGAGGACTTCAAAAATATCATCGGAAATGCAAC GAGCCAACAGGTTGAAGAGATCGTAGCATCGTTTAGCCCCGGCAGGAACGTCTTGACGAAGATGATCAAGAAGATTCATGAAAAGCTACTCTGTTGA
- the mtif3 gene encoding translation initiation factor IF-3, mitochondrial, producing MSAGFVRWLLSRTVRTARDVNPGHWAPASRSAARCNISALPWRCSPFTTAEGNTEETTPAPEKKKKDPRAQDTISNAGRMIPHPTIHVFSDAGENLGIMRRAQAVKIMDQKNLKLVLLDKDKVPPIYKLMDGKRIHEEQMKLLAKRKAKPAVVQEKEVTLLCGIAAHDVNTKMKQVESWLEKKYHVRITLRAKKKDPAANLDRTLEQMVQQMDVMVGYVSTPKVIRDGKAAMCVLRQPTAKDLCKKNHSKAAALPSPDKSANATPKERVNASDATQRSAEE from the exons ATGTCTGCAGGTTTCGTGAGATGGTTGCTGAGTCGGACCGTGAGAACCGCGCGCGACGTGAACCCCGGACATTGGGCGCCAGCCTCGAGATCCGCCGCAAGGTGTAACATTTCTGCTCTCCCCTGGAGATGCTCTCCATTCACCACCGCTGAAGGCAACACAGAAGAAACAACTCCTGCACccgagaagaaaaagaaggatcCCAGAGCGCAGGACACAATCAGCAACGCCGGCCGCATGATCCCACATCCCACGATTCACGTGTTCAGTGACGCAGGCGAGAACCTGGGCATCATGCGCCGGGCGCAAGCCGTTAAAATCATGGACCAGAAGAATCTCAAGTTGGTGTTgctggacaaagacaaagttcCTCCCATCTATAAGCTGATGGACGGCAAGCGGATCCACGAAGAGCAGATGAAGCTGTTGGCGAAACGGAAAGCTAAACCAG ctgttgTGCAGGAGAAAGAAGTCACCCTTCTGTGTGGCATCGCGGCTCATGACGTCAACACCAAGATGAAGCAAGTGGAGAGCTGGCTGGAGAAGAAGTATCACGTCAGGATTACCTTGCGAGCCAAAAAAAAGGACCCTGCAGCCAACCTG GATCGAACTCTGGAGCAGATGGTGCAGCAAATGGACGTGATGGTGGGATACGTTTCCACGCCCAAGGTCATACGCGACGGCAAAGCGGCCATGTGCGTCCTCCGACAGCCGACGGCGAAGGACCTTTGTAAAAAGAACCACAGTAAAGCTGCGGCGCTGCCGTCCCCCGACAAGAGCGCCAACGCCACCCCGAAGGAGAGGGTGAACGCCTCGGACGCGACCCAAAGGTCGGCGGAGGAGTGA
- the heca gene encoding headcase protein homolog, with amino-acid sequence MPNQKSSKGKKSRRNNSSGDEQENGACAGATGGAAAAATAAAAAAAPGRERSSEDQCATPLCCSLARPIDLEKDDYQRVLCNNELCPYGNWMHLQCFYEWESSILVQFNCIGRARSWNEKQCRQNMWTKKGYDLAFRFCSCRCGQGHLKKDTDWYQVKRVPDERKKKPSERSAGRNGSGGGAAGPGDGLFEEPKKSKQTGGTVGGAKLPNRASCQEFPRRQSVERQNSFERGAAAAVPFGLGAPQKSPCDSPGQSPPTGFPFPPAAVLGPGGAGAALRGSRQLGEFFKSAVHMDPQRKHLLIGGALGRGGGCPLGASGGGAHLDPGAVLPLQLSFALPLHHRLTAGSAGGDGGHPHPVQFLRRLDLSELLTHVPRHKLNTYHVRMEDDAQAGQGEELRRFILSALSASQRNVVNCALCHRVLPVFEQFPLVDGTLFLSPSRHDEIEYDVPCHLQGRLMHLYAICVDCLEGVHKIVCIKCKSRWDGSWHQLGTMYTYDILAASPCCQARLNCKHCGKPVVDVRVGMQYFSEYSNVQQCPHCGNLDYHFVKPFSSYKVLEAY; translated from the exons AGGACCAGTGCGCGACTCCCCTCTGCTGCAGCCTGGCCCGGCCCATCGACCTGGAGAAGGACGACTACCAGCGCGTGCTCTGCAACAACGAGCTCTGCCCGTACGGCAACTGGATGCACCTGCAGTGCTTCTACGAGTGGGAGAGCTCCATCCTGGTCCAGTTCAACTGCATCGGCCGCGCCCGCTCCTGGAACGAGAAGCAGTGCCGGCAGAACATGTGGACCAAGAAGGGCTACGACCTGGCCTTCAGGTTCTGCTCCTGCCGCTGCGGCCAGGGTCACCTGAAGAAGGACACCGACTGGTATCAGGTGAAACGCGTCCCCGACGAGCGCAAGAAGAAGCCGTCCGAGAGGAGCGCGGGCAGGAACGGGTCCGGCGGGGGGGCCGCGGGGCCTGGCGACGGGCTTTTCGAGGAGCCCAAGAAGAGCAAGCAGACGGGAGGCACAGTAGGAGGAGCCAAACTTCCCAACAGAGCGTCTTGTCAGGAGTTCCCTCGGAGACAATCGGTGGAACGTCAGAACTCTTTTGAGCGGGGGGCAGCTGCGGCGGTGCCTTTCGGTCTCGGGGCTCCTCAAAAGTCTCCGTGCGACTCCCCAGGGCAGTCTCCTCCGACCGGCTTCCCATTCCCCCCCGCCGCCGTCCTCGGACCGGGGGGCGCCGGGGCGGCGTTACGAGGCTCGCGCCAGCTGGGGGAGTTCTTCAAGTCGGCCGTCCACATGGACCCGCAGAGGAAGCACCTCCTGATCGGAGGAGCGCTGGGCCGCGGCGGGGGCTGCCCCCTGGGCGCCTCCGGCGGAGGAGCGCACCTCGACCCCGGCGCCGTTCTGCCCCTGCAGCTCTCCTTTGCCCTCCCGCTGCATCACAGGCTGACCGCCGGCAGCGCGGGGGGGGACGGCGGCCACCCCCACCCTGTGCAGTTCCTGAGGAGGCTGGACCTCTCGGAGCTCCTCACCCACGTCCCCCGACACAAACTCAACACCTACCACGTCCGCATGGAGGACGACGCCCAGGCGGGCCAGGGAGAAGAGCTGCGCAG GTTCATCCTGTCGGCCCTCAGCGCGAGCCAGAGAAACGTGGTCAACTGTGCGCTGTGCCACAGAGTGCTGCCCGTGTTCGAGCAGTTCCCCCTGGTGGACGGGACGCTGTTCCTCAGCCCCTCGCGCCACGACGAGATCGAGTACGACGTCCCCTGCCACCTCCAAG GCAGGCTGATGCACCTCTACGCCATCTGCGTGGACTGTTTAGAAGGCGTCCACAAGATCGTCTGCATCAAATGCAAGTCGCGCTGGGACGGGAGCTGGCACCAGCTGGGCACCATGTACACCTACGATATACTGGCTGCGTCGCCCTGTTGCCAG GCCCGTCTCAACTGCAAACACTGCGGGAAGCCGGTGGTGGACGTCCGAGTCGGGATGCAGTATTTCTCCGAGTACAGCAACGTCCAGCAGTGCCCTCACTGCGGCAACCTGGACTATCACTTTGTTAAACCGTTCTCCTCCTACAAAGTACTCGAGGCTTATTGA